The following DNA comes from Terriglobales bacterium.
GGGCCGAACCACGCGAACGACATGCGGAACTCGCCCAGCACGTAGGTGGCGAGCACGGCCTCGACCATCAGCATCAGGTAGGCGGCGAGCAAGCCGAGCGCGACCAGCGGCGCGACGTAGCCGGAGAGCGCGAGGCCGGCGAGAAGAAGGGCCACGCCAAGCGCGTCGAGGACGTGGTCGAGATAGAAGCCGTAGCGCGGGCGCTGCCGGTTGCGGAAGCGGGCGAGGGTGCCGTCGAGCGAGTCGCCCAGCCAGTTCAGGGCGAGGCAGGCGACCACGGCGAGCAGCCACCAGCGGCTGACGCGCGACATCCAGTAGGCCGCCCCGGCGGCGGCCATCGCGGCGACTCCGAGCGCGGAGAGGTGGTCGCTGGAGGTCCAGCGCGGAGTGCGCGCGGCCATCCAGATGAGCGCGCGCTTCTCGTGCGCCGCGGTCAGGCTGTGGTTCAGCCGGATGGCGTCGCGAAAGCCGGTGAGGGAAAGGGATGCGTTTGCCATGACGGCAATATGGCGCCGCCGGCCAGCGGAGGGCAATCGCCGGCGCGTCATCTGGAGGTAATCCGGGCCTCATCCGGGGATGGCAGTGAATGGAATCAGCGCCTTAGCCCAGGGCGGAAGAGCGGCGCTTCAGCGCCGCGTCAGATCCTGAAGGAAGCGGCTTCAGCCGCGGGCCGGGGCTAAAGGCCCGCTCTTCCACCCGGGCGTTCGTGACGGCGGAAACGAAGGCGCGACAGATCAGAAGCCGCCCTTGGCTTCGGCGCCGACGACGTAGTAGCGGTCGGTGCGGGGGAGCTTGGCCAGCCAGCCGAGTCCGAAGAAGACGGCGGTGCTGACGAGGAAGGTCGCGAGGCGGAGGCGGTCGAGCGGGGCGCCGGCCATGCCCATGCGGGAGCCCAGCCGCCACATCGCCCAGGCGATGACCTGGGTCGGGACGACGGTCCAGATGGCGACGTAGAACCAGGCGCGCTCGGAGCCTTCGTGCAGCGTCGAGCGCCTGGCGCGCGGCGTGACGCCGGCCGCGGTCGCCAACACCACGCCCAGCGCCAGCACCCAGTAGAGCCAGTTGTAGAAATCCTTGAGCAGCCACTTGCCGGTGACGTTGGCGATGACCAGGCCGAGCAGGTTGAGCGTGTAGGGGACGAGCAGCGCGATCCAGGCGGCGGTGTAGCAGACGACGCGATACCAGAGGTTCGGCTGGTCCACGCCCCAGTGCGTGATGTAGGGGCGGGTCTCGCAGCCGGGCAGGCGGCCGGCGAAGCCGCGCCAGGCACAGACGGCGGCGACGACGGCCAGCCAGGTCCAGTGGCGCCAGTCGGGGCCGTGCGCGTAGAGGTCGCCGGTCAGGTTCCCAGGCAGGATCCAGAACACCCAGATCCAGATGGGGACGTGCAGCACGCGGTAGTAGTGCTTGTTGCGCTCGCGTTCGACGACTTTCTTCATGGACTCAATTCACCATGGAGGCACGGAGAACACGGAGGAATACGAAAAATATATCTGATTTTCTCCGTGTGCTCCGTGTCTCCGTGGTTCACAGGTTCTTCACGATCCGCTCAAGCTCGCGGGCGATGTGTTCGGGGTCGGAGCCGGGCGGGAAGCGCACCGGCTTGCCGACGCGCACCTTGATGGTCCCGGGCCGGGCGAAGCGCTGCTTGCGGACCTTGAGCGGGAAGAGGTCGTCGATGCGCATGGGCACGATGGGCAGGCCGAGCCGGTTGGCGAGCAGCCCGATGCCGGAGCGGAAGGGCGACATCTCGCCGGTGGTGGTGCGCACGCCTTCGGGGAAGACGAGCACGCTGTGGCCGCGGTCGGCGGACTCGCCGGCGTACGCGAACGCCTCGCGGAAGCCGGTGGTCTTGGGCAGCGGGAAGACGTTGAAGAGGGCGATGGTGAGGTAGTAGCTCAGCTTCTTCAGCGGGCGGCGCCACGCGGGCACCGAGCCAGGCGGATGGCGCATGAGCCAGAGCTGCTCGCCTTCCATCGCGGTGGCGAGCCGGGTCCGCATGCGAGCGGGGAGCGCGTACATCACGAAGCCGACGTCGAGATAGGCGACGTGGTTGGAGATGACGAGCGCGGGCCCGCGCAGCGCGCGCAGGTTCTCGCGCCCGATGACCCTCGGCTTGTTCATCAGGATGGTCGCGGGGAAGGTGAGCAGGTAATAGACGAGCGGCCGGAGCCAGGTGACGGGCCAGCGCTGCGTCCAGCGGGGATACTCGTATTCGGAGCGCTGGGCGGGCTGCTCGCGCAGCATCTGCTCGAGCTGGGCGACGGTGGTGGCGCCGGCGAACTGCGTCTCGTTGAGGTCGAGCTGGTAGCGGTCTTCGAGGGCGGACATCAGCTCGACGCGGTCGAGCGAGGTGAGGTTCAGGTCGGCGTCGAGGGAAGCGGCGGGCGGAAGGGCGGCGACCGGGCGGCCGGTGATGTGGGCGATGAGCTCGGCGAGCGCGCCCTGCGGGACGGCCGTGGCCTTGCCGCCGAGGGCCGCGTGCGCGCGCTCGGCGATGAGGTTGGTGCGCGGCTTGTGCGTGGAGGTGCGCGGGAAGTCGGGCTCGGGCCAGGCATACCAGAGGCGCATGTGCTGGTACTCGGCGAGCTCGGTGTTGGCGCGCTTGACGACCTCGGCGGCGAGCGTGTCGCCAGCGCCTACCTGCTGATTGAGCAACACGACGGCGCACGGCTCGGCGTTGCCGGCGCGCTCCATGCCGACGACGACGCAGTCGCGCACCTCGGGCTGGCGGCGGAGCGCCGCTTCCAGGTCCTCGGGATAGACGTTCATGCCGGCGGGCGTGACGATGACGTTCTTCTTGCGGCCCTTGAAGAAGAGATTGCCGTCGGCGTCGAGCGCGCCCATGTCACCGGTGCGGAACCAGCCCTGGTCGGCGGCGACGGGAGCGAGCCGGTTGCCCTGCCAGTAGCCGGAGGCGAGGTTTTCGCCGCGGACGAGGATCTCGCCATCCTCGGCGAGCTTGAGCTCGCGGCCCGGCAGGACCTTGCCGATCGCCCCCTTGGCGAGCTTGAACGGGTGCGCCACGCTGATGAGGGACGTGGTCTCGGTGAGGCCGTAGCCCTGCACGACGGCGTAGCCGAGGCGCCGCCAGAACTCTTCGGTGTCGGCGTCGAGCGCGGCGCCGCCCGAGATGAACGCCCAGAACTTCCAGCCGAAGCGCCGGTGGACGCGGCGGAAGGTCCACCAGCGCCGCAGGAACTTCTGGTCGCCGGCGCGCACCCAGGCGCGGCGGAACCAGGCCGCCGCGCCCGCGGCCTCGAAGTCGCGCTCGAGCTTGTCCTTGAGCGACTGCAGCATGCGCGGCACGGCGACGATGACCGAGATGCGCTCGCGCTTGACCGTGTGCAGCACTTCGGTGGGATTGAGCGTGTCCTGGAAGAAGACGGTGCCGCCGAGGACCTGCGGCAGGAAGACGCCGAGGAACTGTCCGAAGACGTGCGAGAGGGGGAGCAGGTTGAGGAAGCGGATGGGATGGAAGATGCGCTCCCACTTCCGGTACTTCGCGATCTCGCGCTCGAGCGGCTCGAGGTTGGCGAGCACGTTGCCGTGCGAGATGACCACGCCCTTGGGCTCGGCGGTGGTGCCGGAGGTGAAGACGATCTGGAGGGTGTCGGCGCGCGTGAGCGGAGGCGATGGATAGGGCGCGGCGGATCCGGCGGCGACCGCCTCGACCAGTTCCTCGAGGATGAGGTGCGCGGGCGAGTCACCGGCGCCTACCCAGGGCAAGTCGCGCGAGCGGACGACGAGCTTCGCATCCACCTGTTCGGCGACGCGGCGGGCGAAGCCGGGCGACGCGACGCGGTCCATGGGAACGACGGCGGCGCCGCGCAGCACGCAGCCGACGAACGCGGCCACCCACTCCGCGCAGTTGTCGCCCCAGAGCAGCACGCGGTCGCCCTTTCCGACGCCGCGCGTCTCCAGCAGGCGCGCGAACCGGCGGGCCGTCTCGGCGACCTGCCGGTACGACCAGCGCTCCCAGCGATAGCCGCGGCGGTGCACGTAGGCGAGATCGCCGCCGTGCCGGCCGAGCTCCTGGAAGTACTGCGCTAGGGAGTCGCGGGACATGCGAAGGACAAGGTAAATGATGCGGGCGGCTTTGGCGTGCTCCTTCGCGCGCGCCGCGGCGGAAGCTCGGTCGGGCCAGCACGCACTGCGGGGCGGGCATCTTAAACACGGGCATGGCAACGACGGCGCGCAAGCCCAAGGTCCGGCGCATCGACTCGAGCGAGAAGTTCAAGCGGCTCTCGCACCAGGACCTGCTTGCGCATTACATCAGTGCCCGAAAGGCGCGCGTGATCACGGCCATCGCCATCGTCCTCTTTCTCGCGTGGCTGCTGGTGTTCCTGCTGCAGCCGGCCCCGAACTACCGGCTGAGCGACGGCCGCGGCATCGCCATCGGCGCGCCGGAGTTCGAGCGCATGCTGGAGGCCCTGGCCGACGGGCACTTCGACCGCAACAGCTCGGTCGAAGTCCTGAGCAACGGGGAGAACTACTACCCGGCGGAGCTGGAAGCCATCCGCAACGCCCGGCAGTCCGTCAACCTGGAGGCGTACATCTTCAAGAAAGGGAAGATCGCGCAGCAGTTCGTGGACGCGCTGGCGGAGCGGGCGCGCGCCGGCGTGAAAGTCAACGTGCTGATCGACGGCGTGGGCTCGTTCTCCACCTCCAAGGGCTACTTCCAGAAGCTGCTCGACGCCGGCGGCGAGGTGCAGTTCTATCACCCCATCCGGTGGAACACGTGGCTGCGGTACAACAACCGGACGCACCGGGAGCTGCTGGTCATCGACGGCGAAGTGGCATTCGCGGGCGGCGCCGGCATCGCCGACCACTGGCTGGAAGGCGAGAAGGACCACCCGCGCTGGCGCGACACCATGTTCCGCTTCCGCGGCGACGCGGTGAACAGCCTGCAAGGCACGTTCGTGGAGAACTGGGTGGAATCGTGCGGCGTCGTGCTCAACTCCGCGCGCTTCTTCCCGGGCGTCGAGCGGGAAGGCAAGGTGCCGGTGCTGGTGGTGAACTCCACGCCGTCGCAGAGCAACGCGACGCGCGCGCGCGTGCTGTACCAGGCGCTACTGGGGTCGGCGCAGCGGCGCATCTACATCACCACGCCGTATTTCCTGCCCGACAAGGCGCTCATGGAAGTGCTGATCACGGCCAAGCGCGACCGGCATCTCGACGTGAAGGTGCTGGTGCCCGGGAAGAAGAGCGACCACATGATGACGCGCTCTTCCAGCCGCGGGCTGTACGGCAAGCTGCTGGAGGCGGGCGTGGAGATCTACGAGTACCAGCCCAGCATGCTGCACGCCAAGGTCATGCTGGTGGACGACGACTGGGTGGTGGTGGGGTCCACCAATTTCGACAACCGCTCCTTCGGCATCAACGACGAGCTGAGCGTCACGGCACGCAGCGCGGAGCTGGCGGAGCGGCTGACGGCGGACTTTGCCCGCGACCTGGCGCAGAGCGAGCGCGTGACGCTGGAATCGTGGAAGCATCGGCCGTTCTGGCAGCGGGGCTTCGAGTGGGCCGGCTGGCTGATCTCGCGCCACGAATGAGGCCGTGCTGAAAGACGAGCGAACCGCCGTGCGCCTGCGCGTCGCCACCTACAACGTCCACAAGTGCAAGGGGCTCGACCAGCGGACGCGGCCGGAGCGCATCGCGCGCGTGCTGCGCGAGCTGAAGGCCGACGTCATCGCGCTGCAGGAGGTGCTGAGCTTCCCGCGCAGCGATCCGCCGGAAGATCAGGCTGCGTACCTGGCGCAGGCGCTCGAGCCCGAATACCACTACCGGCTGGGGGAGAACCGCAAGCACCGGGGCGCGGCGTACGGCAACGTGGTGCTCTCGCGCTTTCCCATCGTGCACATGCACAACTACGACATCACGCGCAGCGGGCGGGAGCGGCGCGGCTGCATGCGGGTGGACCTGGACCTCGGCGGCCGGCTGCTGCACGTCTTCAACGTGCACCTGGGCACCGGGTTCTTCGAGCGCCGCTACCAGGGCGACGTGCTGGTCGGGCGCGAGATCCTCATCAACCCGGAGCTGCGCGCGCCGCGCATCGTGCTGGGGGACTTCAACGAGTGGACGCGCGGGCTGGCCACGCGCCTGCTGCGGCAGCACTTCGCCGAAGTCGACGTGAAGAACGGGCAGCCGCGCCGCCGGACGTTCCCCGGCGTGCTGCCGCTGCTGCACCTGGACCACATCTACTACGAGCGCGGGCTGCGCCTGCTGGATTTCCGGATCCACCGCTCGCGGCTGGCGCTGGTGGCCAGCGACCATGTCCCGCTGGTGGCGGAGTTCGACCTGGGCCCGGCGGCGAGTTGAAGGGCTGATGCAACCATCCTGAGTACCCGCTGTTCCAATAGGCGATGGCCGAGCTTTCGTTGCGTCGTCGCGCGCCGCGCATCCTGGTGGTCGACGACAATCCCGACAACATCTTCCTCACGCGCGAACTGCTCGGCTCGCGGGGCTACGAGGTCACGACCGCGACCAGCGCCGAGGCCGGCCAGGCCGCCATCCGCGGCCAGCATCCCGACCTCATCCTGCTCGACGTCGTGATGCCGGGGAAGAGCGGCTACGAGCTCTGCCACGAGCTGAAGAGCGACCCCGCGACGCGGCTCATCCCCATCGTCATGATCACCGGGCTGACGGACCGCGAAGACCGCATCCGCGGCATCGAGGCGGGCGCCGACGAGTTCCTGAACAAGCCCATCTTCCCGGAAGAGCTGTTCGCGCGCGTGCGCTCGCTGCTCAGGCTCAAGGAGTTCACCGACGAACTGGAGAGCGTGGAGACGGTGCTGTTCACGCTCGCACTCGGCGTGGAGGCGCGCGACCCCTACACCGAGGGCCACTGCGACCGGCTGTCGCATTCCGCGCAGGACCTCGGCAAGCACCTGCGCCTCGACGAAGACTCGATCACGGCGCTGCGGCGGGGCGGCGTGCTGCATGACCTGGGGAAGATCTCCATCCCCGACCACATCCTGAAGAAGGGCGACCACCTCACGGCGGCGGAGTGGGAGGTGATGCGCAAGCACCCGGAGATCGGGGAGAACATCTGCAAGCCGCTGAAGGCGCTGCGGCTGGTGCTGCCCATCATCCGGCACCACCACGAGCACTGGGACGGCTCGGGGTATCCCGACCGGCTGCGCGGGCACGAGATCCCGCTGCTGGCGCGCGTGCTGCAAGTGGTCGACGTGTACGACGCGCTGCGCACCGCGCGGCCGTACAAGCCCGCCAAGCCGCACGAGGAGTGCGAGCGCATCATGCGCGAGGAGGCCGCGCAGGCCTTGTGGGACAAGGACGTGGTGCAGGAATTCTTCGAGATGCTGCGGCAGCGAGAGCGCGCGGCCTAATAAGAGTCGCAGAGGACGCAGGGGAGTCGGAGATGCTTGTCTCCGGTCGCTTTCCCTCCGGTCTTCCTCTGCCCCAGGCCGCGACGTTGGTTTTGCTTGCGGCGGGAGAAAGCCCACAGTACACTCCGGCTCTCCCCACTCCCAGGGAAACTGCCAAGCGCTAAGGCTGAGGTGCGCGTGTCTCCGGTCGATCGCCAGCTCGAGGATCTGGTCGCGGTCCACGGCTTCTACATCGGGCTGATCGAGACGGCGCTGGCGCACGCCATCCCGCTGCCGCAGGAGGCGGCCTCCGCCGCGGGCGACCGCGAGCACGTGGAGAAGTCCATCGAGGTGCTGCAGCGCTGGCTCGACCTGCTCGACATGGCCATCACGCCGCCGATGGTGCGCGACGCCCTCAAGGACCAGACGTCCAACGAGACCGCCGAGGCGCTGCTGCGCTACTACATCCAGAAGCATTCGCGGACGGAGAACGACCGCGACAAGGCTGATTTCGTCGCCACCTTCCTCTATCGCCGCATGGCCGGCGACAAGAAGCACGAAGACCTCTCCCAGCAGTTCGCGAAGCAGCTCGAGCAGACGCTGGAAGGGGTCGCGGTGGCCGACATCCCCAAGGAGCACGCGCAGCTGGTGAACGAGTTCGAGTTCGTGCGGCAGGAAGTGGAAGACATCCGGCACTTCGACAAGCTGATGGATTCCGGGATCTCGCAGCGCGTGCGGGAGATCAAGCAGTCGCTGCAGCAGAGCTTCTACCACCCGCGGTCGCTGGCGGTCATCGCGGCGTACAACGCGTACTTCGGCGCGCGCTTCGACGACCTGTTCCGGCAGGCGGCGCAGCACATCAAGACGTTCGCGGCGCGCGCGCAGCAGCAGGGCGCGTCGATCATGTCGAAGGTGGATGGCGACGTCACGGTGCAGCACCTCGACCAGGTGCACGAAGACGTGCTGAACGTGGAGTACGGGCGGGCGCAGGAGCAGTTCCGCAAGGTGTCGCAGTTCAAGAAGGTGGTGGACAAGAAGATGCCGGCGGCCGCGCCCGCCATCCACGGCGGCGGAGGAGCGGCGGCGGCGCCGGCGGTGGCCATCGTCAACGACGTGGAGGAAGGGAAGCTGCGCAGCATCGGGGAGTCCATCCGGAACTTCAGCCGCGCGGCCGACAGCAAGAGCGGCACCCTCATCGTCCCGCTGCCGCACGGCAACTGCACCCTGACGCCGGCGGAGGCGGAGGCCTTCCGCGCCGACTACCTGCAGGAGAAGAGCTTCCGCGCCGACTACGCCCGCTCGATGCAGCGCGCCGTCTCGCTCAACACGCGGATGATCGCGGAGATCCGCGAGTACCACGCGAAGCGCAACTCCGCCTACCTGTGGAAGCCGCACGCCGACGCGCTCGCGTACCTGCTGGCCTCGGCCAACAAGGAGACCGAGACCGCCGGCGCCCTCATCGGCCTGGCCCAGCAACGCGGGCTGAACGACAAGATCACCGCGATGAAGGCGACCGTGGACAAGCTGCGCACGCAGTGCCAGACGGTCGCCGCCGCGCTGCAAACGTAGAACGAACGTCGCAGAGGACGCCGGGGACGCAGAGGAACCGAGAGAATTCCTCAGCGGCCTTTGTGTCCTCCTGTCTTCCTTTCGTTGGGGCAACAACCGGGCAGCGGTGAGCCTCTAACCCAAGTTGCTGCTCCTCGGGCGGCATTCATCCTTTATTCTCACAGGTGCAGTCTTGATGGAGTCTCGTACGATCAGCGTCATCATCCCGGCGTACAACGAAGGCGAGCGCCTGCCGGCGTCGCTCGACCAGGTGCTGGCGCACATCGCCGAGGAGCGCTGGACCGCGGAAGTCATCGTGGTGAACGACGGTTCGCGCGACAACACGGCGGAGCTGGTGCGCAGCTACATCCGGCAGCACCCGACGGTGCGCCTGCTCGAGAACCCCGGCAACCGGGGCAAGGGCTACAGCGTGCGCAA
Coding sequences within:
- a CDS encoding CDP-alcohol phosphatidyltransferase family protein; protein product: MANASLSLTGFRDAIRLNHSLTAAHEKRALIWMAARTPRWTSSDHLSALGVAAMAAAGAAYWMSRVSRWWLLAVVACLALNWLGDSLDGTLARFRNRQRPRYGFYLDHVLDALGVALLLAGLALSGYVAPLVALGLLAAYLMLMVEAVLATYVLGEFRMSFAWFGPTELRIVLALGTLALWRNPMPLLFGVRWRLFDLAGAIAIAGMLAV
- a CDS encoding AMP-binding protein, producing MSRDSLAQYFQELGRHGGDLAYVHRRGYRWERWSYRQVAETARRFARLLETRGVGKGDRVLLWGDNCAEWVAAFVGCVLRGAAVVPMDRVASPGFARRVAEQVDAKLVVRSRDLPWVGAGDSPAHLILEELVEAVAAGSAAPYPSPPLTRADTLQIVFTSGTTAEPKGVVISHGNVLANLEPLEREIAKYRKWERIFHPIRFLNLLPLSHVFGQFLGVFLPQVLGGTVFFQDTLNPTEVLHTVKRERISVIVAVPRMLQSLKDKLERDFEAAGAAAWFRRAWVRAGDQKFLRRWWTFRRVHRRFGWKFWAFISGGAALDADTEEFWRRLGYAVVQGYGLTETTSLISVAHPFKLAKGAIGKVLPGRELKLAEDGEILVRGENLASGYWQGNRLAPVAADQGWFRTGDMGALDADGNLFFKGRKKNVIVTPAGMNVYPEDLEAALRRQPEVRDCVVVGMERAGNAEPCAVVLLNQQVGAGDTLAAEVVKRANTELAEYQHMRLWYAWPEPDFPRTSTHKPRTNLIAERAHAALGGKATAVPQGALAELIAHITGRPVAALPPAASLDADLNLTSLDRVELMSALEDRYQLDLNETQFAGATTVAQLEQMLREQPAQRSEYEYPRWTQRWPVTWLRPLVYYLLTFPATILMNKPRVIGRENLRALRGPALVISNHVAYLDVGFVMYALPARMRTRLATAMEGEQLWLMRHPPGSVPAWRRPLKKLSYYLTIALFNVFPLPKTTGFREAFAYAGESADRGHSVLVFPEGVRTTTGEMSPFRSGIGLLANRLGLPIVPMRIDDLFPLKVRKQRFARPGTIKVRVGKPVRFPPGSDPEHIARELERIVKNL
- a CDS encoding phospholipase D-like domain-containing protein; amino-acid sequence: MATTARKPKVRRIDSSEKFKRLSHQDLLAHYISARKARVITAIAIVLFLAWLLVFLLQPAPNYRLSDGRGIAIGAPEFERMLEALADGHFDRNSSVEVLSNGENYYPAELEAIRNARQSVNLEAYIFKKGKIAQQFVDALAERARAGVKVNVLIDGVGSFSTSKGYFQKLLDAGGEVQFYHPIRWNTWLRYNNRTHRELLVIDGEVAFAGGAGIADHWLEGEKDHPRWRDTMFRFRGDAVNSLQGTFVENWVESCGVVLNSARFFPGVEREGKVPVLVVNSTPSQSNATRARVLYQALLGSAQRRIYITTPYFLPDKALMEVLITAKRDRHLDVKVLVPGKKSDHMMTRSSSRGLYGKLLEAGVEIYEYQPSMLHAKVMLVDDDWVVVGSTNFDNRSFGINDELSVTARSAELAERLTADFARDLAQSERVTLESWKHRPFWQRGFEWAGWLISRHE
- a CDS encoding endonuclease/exonuclease/phosphatase family protein, translating into MLKDERTAVRLRVATYNVHKCKGLDQRTRPERIARVLRELKADVIALQEVLSFPRSDPPEDQAAYLAQALEPEYHYRLGENRKHRGAAYGNVVLSRFPIVHMHNYDITRSGRERRGCMRVDLDLGGRLLHVFNVHLGTGFFERRYQGDVLVGREILINPELRAPRIVLGDFNEWTRGLATRLLRQHFAEVDVKNGQPRRRTFPGVLPLLHLDHIYYERGLRLLDFRIHRSRLALVASDHVPLVAEFDLGPAAS
- a CDS encoding HD domain-containing phosphohydrolase, with the protein product MAELSLRRRAPRILVVDDNPDNIFLTRELLGSRGYEVTTATSAEAGQAAIRGQHPDLILLDVVMPGKSGYELCHELKSDPATRLIPIVMITGLTDREDRIRGIEAGADEFLNKPIFPEELFARVRSLLRLKEFTDELESVETVLFTLALGVEARDPYTEGHCDRLSHSAQDLGKHLRLDEDSITALRRGGVLHDLGKISIPDHILKKGDHLTAAEWEVMRKHPEIGENICKPLKALRLVLPIIRHHHEHWDGSGYPDRLRGHEIPLLARVLQVVDVYDALRTARPYKPAKPHEECERIMREEAAQALWDKDVVQEFFEMLRQRERAA